The genomic stretch GCTTCCGTATTGGAGGGCCTCGAACTACATTATGGAGGCTCCATTAAGGGTTAACATGAACAAATTGCATCTCACAATACCTCGAGCATAATAATAGTCCATCATGTATCTATATACTCAATACGTTTGTCTAGATTTCATGCTCCATCATTACTCTCAAGCTTCTTGGGATTTTCAATGATTTGGAGGTCATGCTAATGAGGGCGCCTCTTGAGACCGAGTTACTCTTTTGATTAATGGCTTATGCTTCTACGCCCTGTCGCTCTTCCCTCTGGGAGTTGTGTGATGGCATCGTTGATGAAGAAAATCATCTGGCGGTGTATGGCTTCCGCCTCTTCCTCCAGAACCATGAGGCGGAGTCAGATGTCTTCAACACTGATAGTGGCCCGATGATCTAGGGGCCTCCCTATTTTTAAAAATAGTGTCAACAAGGATAGGTTTTGGTTTGACTCTCTACTCTGTGCTTGAAACAATCTCATGCACAAAACTATCCTTTAGGGGAGCAAATTGCAAGTTTTCTTCGACCCGACATATCCTTTCAGCGAGAAAGTGTGAATTATGTGGTTGCACTAGGTTATGTCATTTGCCTCTTACGTTCCTAAACTAGCTTGAAATTGTTGGAGATTGTGAATCATTTCATGTCTAATAATTATAGGTTGTGAATAAGGAATCATTGATATTTGACCTTAGAGCGATTTTAGATAGGGTTTGAAGATTGAAAGATCTTGAAAGGTCCCTTATCAAACTTTTACGTGTGTTGGATTTTATGGCGTTGGAAATGTATAAGGGAGTAACTAAGATCGAAACATCTTCAATCGATATATGAAGTGGAACCTCCCTTATTGAATTAGGAGTGTTGGTTGTAGTAGTCACATCGTTGGCGTTACATATGGTGGTTGAGTGAGTGACTTTCCTTGCTTCCATAACGGTAATAACTAGATCGACAATCTATAGGATGAAGAGATTGATACTTTGAAAGAGGAAAGATCAGTGATCTAAAAGAGAAAAGATCGATGATTTGAAATCGTGGTGAAGAGATGGTGGTTCTTTGTGGAAATTTGCGAGAATCAGAAGTCGATTCCTATAGACAACACCCCAGATCTGGACTAGAACTAGAAGTAAGTGGATATCAAATGAAATAGACTTCTATTGCGGTGGAATGCGCTTCTCTTACGAGTGAGTGAGTGTGGACCTACAAGGTTAGCATTCCTACGCTCAATAAATGGGTGAGAATGTAATATGAGTGTATGAATGAAAGAATAATTGAAATGATGTGTGTTGGACTTTATATAGTGTGAGTGGTACTGTCACCACGAGATACGACGCCTCATGTGGATTACCGTCCGATTAGATCTAATGTGGAAAACATGTCAGAGGCTGAAATCCTGTGTCTTCAATTGGGGTGACGTCTCACTTATTCCGCGCATCTTTCTATGTGATATTTGATATTGGGCCTTCTTTATGGATCTTGCGAGAGAAAAAAATTATGgataaaaaataataaatactatataaatattttaaaaaatgattaatttaaaaatataaaaaaaaataatttttaatagACAACTAATAACACATCTTgtagtattttttttaaaagtttgGTTTGACTAAGTGTGACATAGAATATGTCACAGTTCCACGTCGGTTGTTCTGGCTTACTCGGTTCCCTAGTTGGTTGCTTCGTCTTCGCACTTTCCTTTCATCTCCCAACTAAACTAGTTGATGTAGGACTATTTTATTTTCTCGCAACGACTGACTTTTGATTTTCCTTTCACATCATCTTCTATTTTATGCTAATGCAACAACCATTGACACCTTTAATTTCCTATATGGCTTCTTCATGGTTTCTCAAACTGGCTTTTAAATTCCTTCATCATTTCGCATGGTAACCAAATTATTCCTCCTTACTTTCTTTCATCTTTCTTAGTTGCCTTCATATATCTTCACATTATTAATTTAAAGTACTTAAATGGTTTATTCCTGCTAATCATCACTGCCATACTTTTATTTCCTTCACTTTTTTAGGCCTCTTGTTGCTCTGGTGTATCCTATGTAAGTTATTGTTCTTGGTTTTTGTTCTACCCAAAAAGTTTCCACCTTTTACATTATTATTGTTTCACATATTTTGATCTTTTTGTGATTATGATTCTTGGACAGGTGTGCTTCCATTCAAGCAATCGAGACTGATTCTTATGCAGAAACTAAGAATTTGATCTCATATTGGATACTTCTTTCATTCATTTACCTCTTCGAGTATGCTTTTACCAACCTTCTTTTACGGTAAATTCTTCACTCAATGTAAATTAATGTTGCAAATGACTCCCTTCCCTTTTGTTATTATAAAACAAATTCATGAAGTTTTTAACTACTTCATTCACATGTTTCATATCAGGTTTCAGGTCTGGCTCTACATTAAGCTAATGATAATCTTGTGGCTCACCATACCAGACTTTGGACGAGCTTCTTGTGTTTACAATAACCTTATTCGCTCCGTGAAACTGCAAATAGTCACATGGAGGTTAAATAACTACCGGATGAAGTGGTTATTGGAGAAAGATGACTTTTTAATGCCTGCAGAGATATATGTGAAAGAAGTTGGAACTGAAGCATTAGAGAAACTCATTGCTAGCAAGGTAAATAGTTGTGATATTTGTATGTAGTTATGATATCTGCATTGGCAATTGAAAGTTGTAGTTAAAGAATACAATGTGTATTTCTCACCTAAAAGACAAATGATATCCTAGTTAGGGATGATAAAGAAACATTGAAGCTAGATTTTTTATTTTAAGTGAGTTGTGACAAGTTATTGTACAAATCAACTCTATTTGTCTTAGGAGTTTCTTGTGCAGACAAATGTAGAAAGACCGGAAACAAACATCAAAGATTTGGAGGCTATTGTTAAAAAGGAAATTCCTGCAACCCAACAAGTAAGGCTTTCTTCACGTTTAGATCAAAATAGAAATTTCCCAAAGACAAATTTTATTAAACTGCGGGAAGACTTGAGGGGAAGTCCTGCTTATGTTAGCTTTGTTATGCATAGCCGGTCCCAAGTTCGGATAAAAGGAGAGGATTGTGTTAGGCAGTCGACAGCTAATGTAAAACTTTGTCGAATCTCTATGACATGGATCAACTATGAAATAATGTGAATGCTAGGTCGAGCATGGCCGGCCCTGAATAGAACATTATGACGATGGAAGTTGATCCATGTAGCCGACCCACGTAGTGAGATAAggcttggttgttgttgttgttgtattgtATGGTTAGCATGAATTACTTCATCTGTATGCTATTATTGAACAATGCAGGATATTTCTGTCATATCTGAAACTGTGCCAAGTCAAAATGCATCAGCAGCCACAGTAGAAAACAAAGTTCCTCAGAGTTCTACTTCTACACGAAAGGAAGCACAGAAAGAGTGGAATTGTGCTTTATGTATGGTAACAACATCGAGCGAGATAACCTTGACTTCCCACCTAGGTGGAAGGAAACACAGGGCTGCTGTTGAAGCTTTGATAGCAAAAAAGCAACCTAACTTGCAGAAGCAAAACTATGCAAAAGCGACAAACGAAATCACAGCTACCAACAGTAAAGAAACACCAAAAGTAATGTTTTGATGTTAAGTGTTGTGAAATTAATAGAGTTCTTGTGTGAGTCAATTCTACTTGTCCCGGTTTCATGGTAACATTTATTTAGAGTACTTATCGAGGGAAGCTTCTTGTGCAGACAAATGGAAAAAGACTACAACCAGAACACACAGAAATCAAAGATTTGGACACTATTGCAAAAAAAGAAATTCCTGCAACCAAGCAAGTAAGGATTCATTCATAGACATTTTATGGTACACAAGTGAAACAGGTGTTGTAACATGCACAAGTTTGCTCTATCATTAGATCAATAAGTGTCTCCGTTGAATCAAGTGAAGATATAATGGAATACAAACTTGTGCGAGGGGCAACACTAATTAAAATTTTAGACTTTTGTATGCTAAGAGGTCATTATTGTGTGAATATGGTGATCATGATTTTTGTTGTTACCATTGGTGTTGTTGGTGTTAGGGAACCTCTGCTAATATTGCGGCAAGTCAAAAGGCATCATCTGCCATATTAGAAACCAGTGGAACATTGGGGAGAGACACAGCTGGTGGTGAAGTTTCTCAGAGTTCCGCTGCTGCACAGAAGGAAGTGCAGAAAGAGTGGGCTTGTGCTTTATGTTTGGTGACAACATCGAGCGAGACAACCTTAAATTCGCACCTCAGTGGAAGGAAACACATGAATACTATTGAGGCATTGAAAGCAAAGAAGCAACCCACCCTGGAAAAGAACCTTTGTGAACCATTTAGGATGGTTAATTCGAAAATAATATGTAAAGTTTGTAATATTATGCTTCCAAGTGAGGAGTACATGGCCTCTCACATAAAAGGGTGGAAGCACTTGTCTAAGATTCAAACTTGATGGTTACTTTTGAAACTTGTTGAAAGGAAATTTGGTGTATCAAGCCTCTAATTAGCTTGCAAAccaatttaaaaaaattaaaacattGAAAAAAATCCAAATAGTTTTGGATATGTTTAGATTTTCTTTTATGAAAATCTCTTATATTACATCAGATTCCGGATTGATTTTTTAAAATcgaatatttatttatttttgttcatTTTGGTTCTTAATGTAAAAAATTTATATTAGTTACTTTAACTTTTTAAAATGTACCTAGAGAAAAATTATGAAATTAATAGTTAAAATCGTTGCTAATTAGAAAGATATATAGTGCAATTTCCAATTTTCCTTTCGACTGATGGTCCAATAAAAAGAGTTGCACACTTTATATAACATTCCATGTTACATTCACATTCCAACCAAAGATAAAACATTCTCCCAACTATAATAAAAGATTTTTTTTTGGTATTAGTGTAATATTTAATAAATACTAAATTTATTTAAGAGAGTGcttcaaaaaatttattaaatGTATTCACTAATAACTCTATatcattttaatttaatattctaATATTAAAAAATGAATAGAGTTTAGTAAAATCACTCTCT from Lathyrus oleraceus cultivar Zhongwan6 chromosome 7, CAAS_Psat_ZW6_1.0, whole genome shotgun sequence encodes the following:
- the LOC127105423 gene encoding uncharacterized protein LOC127105423 isoform X1, encoding MLMQQPLTPLISYMASSWFLKLAFKFLHHFAWPLVALVYPMCASIQAIETDSYAETKNLISYWILLSFIYLFEYAFTNLLLRFQVWLYIKLMIILWLTIPDFGRASCVYNNLIRSVKLQIVTWRLNNYRMKWLLEKDDFLMPAEIYVKEVGTEALEKLIASKEFLVQTNVERPETNIKDLEAIVKKEIPATQQDISVISETVPSQNASAATVENKVPQSSTSTRKEAQKEWNCALCMVTTSSEITLTSHLGGRKHRAAVEALIAKKQPNLQKQNYAKATNEITATNSKETPKTNGKRLQPEHTEIKDLDTIAKKEIPATKQGTSANIAASQKASSAILETSGTLGRDTAGGEVSQSSAAAQKEVQKEWACALCLVTTSSETTLNSHLSGRKHMNTIEALKAKKQPTLEKNLCEPFRMVNSKIICKVCNIMLPSEEYMASHIKGWKHLSKIQT
- the LOC127105423 gene encoding uncharacterized protein LOC127105423 isoform X2, which gives rise to MLMQQPLTPLISYMASSWFLKLAFKFLHHFAWPLVALVYPMCASIQAIETDSYAETKNLISYWILLSFIYLFEYAFTNLLLRFQVWLYIKLMIILWLTIPDFGRASCVYNNLIRSVKLQIVTWRLNNYRMKWLLEKDDFLMPAEIYVKEVGTEALEKLIASKTNVERPETNIKDLEAIVKKEIPATQQDISVISETVPSQNASAATVENKVPQSSTSTRKEAQKEWNCALCMVTTSSEITLTSHLGGRKHRAAVEALIAKKQPNLQKQNYAKATNEITATNSKETPKTNGKRLQPEHTEIKDLDTIAKKEIPATKQGTSANIAASQKASSAILETSGTLGRDTAGGEVSQSSAAAQKEVQKEWACALCLVTTSSETTLNSHLSGRKHMNTIEALKAKKQPTLEKNLCEPFRMVNSKIICKVCNIMLPSEEYMASHIKGWKHLSKIQT
- the LOC127105423 gene encoding uncharacterized protein LOC127105423 isoform X3, whose translation is MLMQQPLTPLISYMASSWFLKLAFKFLHHFAWPLVALVYPMCASIQAIETDSYAETKNLISYWILLSFIYLFEYAFTNLLLRFQVWLYIKLMIILWLTIPDFGRASCVYNNLIRSVKLQIVTWRLNNYRMKWLLEKDDFLMPAEIYVKEVGTEALEKLIASKDISVISETVPSQNASAATVENKVPQSSTSTRKEAQKEWNCALCMVTTSSEITLTSHLGGRKHRAAVEALIAKKQPNLQKQNYAKATNEITATNSKETPKTNGKRLQPEHTEIKDLDTIAKKEIPATKQGTSANIAASQKASSAILETSGTLGRDTAGGEVSQSSAAAQKEVQKEWACALCLVTTSSETTLNSHLSGRKHMNTIEALKAKKQPTLEKNLCEPFRMVNSKIICKVCNIMLPSEEYMASHIKGWKHLSKIQT